The Novosphingobium terrae genome has a window encoding:
- a CDS encoding HNH endonuclease encodes MLKAELIERAARFRSAGDDPSRHLHDCPALVLNADFTPLSYYPLSLWPWQTAIKAVFLERVDIIAHYQREIHSPSFQMQLPSVIALRQYVKPSEFPAFTRFNVFLRDRFSCQYCGSPNNLTFDHVNPRRLGGRTSWENIVAACSPCNLRKGGRTPKQAHMPLLVPPIRPTSWQLQERGRAFPPNYLHETWRDWLYWDVELEA; translated from the coding sequence CCGGCATTTGCACGATTGCCCTGCACTTGTCCTGAACGCTGATTTCACACCGCTTTCCTACTATCCTCTCAGTCTCTGGCCTTGGCAGACCGCGATAAAAGCGGTCTTTCTCGAAAGAGTGGACATCATCGCGCATTACCAGCGCGAAATTCACTCCCCCAGTTTCCAGATGCAGCTGCCCTCCGTCATCGCGCTGCGGCAATATGTAAAACCCTCTGAATTTCCTGCCTTTACCCGGTTCAACGTCTTCCTTCGCGACCGGTTCTCCTGCCAATATTGCGGCAGCCCCAACAACCTCACCTTCGATCATGTGAACCCACGGCGCCTTGGCGGGCGGACCAGCTGGGAAAATATCGTGGCCGCCTGCTCGCCCTGCAATCTGCGCAAGGGCGGCAGGACGCCCAAGCAGGCGCATATGCCGCTGCTGGTCCCGCCGATCCGCCCCACAAGCTGGCAGTTGCAGGAGCGGGGGCGCGCCTTCCCGCCGAATTATCTGCATGAGACATGGCGGGACTGGCTCTATTGGGATGTCGAGCTGGAAGCTTGA
- a CDS encoding TonB family protein: protein MTYVSSHANPRQRMAVLASVGLIHAIGIYALVNGLGGVIVTMITHANPQARNIEVQMPLPQTIPTPKPAPEAPLTMPDTKMSLVPIPRPTFDPLPIPVPSTLPTTIGDGTGDTHLVPVPPAPPVHRFDPVSARPLGQPGSWASPEDYPSLDLNSGHEGTTRFSLTIGADGRVSSCTVTSSSGWPGLDNATCKLITRRAKFSPALDESGKPTAGGFASAVRWVMPR, encoded by the coding sequence ATGACTTATGTGTCGTCACACGCCAACCCCCGCCAGCGTATGGCCGTTCTGGCCAGCGTCGGGCTTATCCATGCGATCGGCATCTATGCGCTGGTCAATGGATTGGGCGGGGTCATCGTCACCATGATCACGCATGCCAATCCACAGGCACGCAACATCGAGGTGCAGATGCCGCTGCCCCAAACCATACCCACCCCCAAACCGGCGCCCGAAGCGCCGCTGACAATGCCCGATACGAAAATGTCGCTCGTCCCCATTCCTCGCCCCACCTTCGATCCCCTGCCCATCCCCGTGCCCAGCACCTTGCCGACCACCATCGGCGATGGCACCGGCGACACGCACCTTGTGCCCGTGCCGCCCGCGCCGCCGGTGCATCGCTTCGATCCGGTCTCCGCCAGGCCGCTGGGCCAGCCGGGCAGCTGGGCCAGCCCGGAGGATTACCCCTCGCTCGATCTCAACAGCGGGCATGAGGGCACCACGCGCTTCAGCCTGACCATCGGCGCGGACGGTCGCGTCAGCAGCTGCACCGTCACCAGCTCCAGCGGCTGGCCGGGGCTGGACAATGCCACCTGCAAGCTCATCACCCGCCGCGCGAAGTTCAGCCCGGCGCTGGATGAAAGCGGCAAGCCGACCGCTGGCGGGTTTGCCAGCGCGGTGCGTTGGGTGATGCCGCGTTAA
- the rpoN gene encoding RNA polymerase factor sigma-54 produces MAMGPRLDLRQSQSLVMTPQLQQAIKLLALSNLEIETFIGDALDANPLLEIGAPAADTPGEAPEERRTTLESSPIDQLIGEGRASEDRPLDIDAGALDVDRDTGDATFEAPAPAAEGPYDGEAIIASGGEGPAIEEHGGSGESLAQHLHAQIGAELALAGEEATRIGFIARFLIDQLDDAGYLPISLPELAEDLRVPLAEVKAALALVQALEPTGVGARSLSECIALQAREADRYDPAMARLIDNLDMVARGEFPRLKRMCGVDDEDLADMLRELRDYDPKPGLRYGSTGGEPVVPDILITPSTDGGWMVAINQATLPRLMVNRSYYVEMRRGCDDKAGKGWLSEKLADANWLIKALDQRQRTILKVASEIVKQQDGFFRHGVSHLKPLTLRAVAEAVSLHESTVSRVTSNKYLNFARGTFELKYFFTSGVASSDGEGAVSAEAVKAAIKQLIDAEDPKKILSDDTLVDLLKERGFDLARRTVAKYREAIGLGSSVQRRRQKALAGKR; encoded by the coding sequence ATGGCGATGGGGCCGCGGCTGGATCTGCGGCAATCCCAGTCGCTGGTGATGACGCCGCAGCTGCAGCAGGCGATCAAGCTGCTGGCGCTCTCCAATCTGGAAATCGAGACCTTTATCGGCGACGCGCTGGACGCCAATCCGCTGCTGGAAATCGGCGCGCCCGCTGCCGATACGCCGGGCGAAGCGCCCGAGGAACGCCGCACCACGCTGGAAAGCTCGCCCATCGATCAGCTGATCGGTGAGGGCCGCGCCAGCGAGGATCGCCCACTGGATATCGACGCGGGCGCGCTGGATGTGGACCGCGACACCGGCGATGCCACGTTCGAGGCGCCAGCCCCGGCCGCCGAAGGCCCCTATGATGGTGAGGCGATCATCGCCTCGGGCGGCGAAGGCCCGGCCATCGAGGAACACGGCGGCAGTGGCGAAAGTTTGGCCCAGCACCTCCACGCCCAGATCGGCGCGGAGCTGGCGCTGGCGGGCGAAGAAGCCACGCGCATCGGCTTTATCGCCCGCTTCCTGATCGACCAGCTGGACGATGCCGGTTACCTGCCCATCTCCCTGCCCGAACTGGCCGAGGATCTGCGCGTCCCTCTGGCCGAGGTGAAGGCGGCGCTGGCCTTGGTGCAGGCGCTGGAGCCGACCGGTGTAGGCGCCCGCAGCCTTTCGGAATGCATCGCCCTGCAGGCCCGCGAAGCCGACCGCTATGATCCTGCCATGGCCCGTCTGATCGACAATCTGGACATGGTGGCGCGCGGCGAATTTCCGCGCCTGAAGCGCATGTGCGGCGTCGATGACGAAGACCTCGCCGATATGCTGCGCGAGTTGCGCGATTACGATCCCAAGCCCGGCCTGCGCTATGGCAGCACCGGCGGCGAGCCGGTGGTGCCCGATATCCTGATCACCCCAAGCACCGATGGCGGCTGGATGGTGGCGATCAATCAGGCCACCCTGCCCCGGCTGATGGTCAACCGCAGCTATTACGTCGAGATGCGGCGCGGCTGCGACGACAAGGCGGGCAAGGGCTGGCTTTCCGAAAAGCTGGCCGATGCCAACTGGCTGATCAAGGCGCTGGACCAACGGCAGAGGACCATCCTGAAAGTCGCCAGCGAGATCGTGAAGCAGCAGGATGGCTTTTTCCGCCATGGCGTCAGCCATCTGAAGCCCTTGACCCTGCGGGCGGTGGCCGAGGCGGTCTCGCTGCATGAATCGACCGTCAGCCGGGTCACCTCGAACAAATATCTCAACTTCGCGCGCGGTACGTTTGAGCTGAAGTATTTCTTCACCTCGGGCGTGGCGTCGTCGGATGGCGAGGGCGCGGTCTCCGCAGAGGCGGTGAAGGCCGCCATCAAGCAGTTGATCGATGCGGAAGACCCCAAGAAGATTCTCTCCGACGATACGCTGGTCGATCTGCTGAAAGAGCGCGGCTTCGATCTGGCCCGCCGCACCGTGGCCAAATATCGCGAGGCCATCGGGCTGGGCTCCTCCGTGCAGCGGCGCAGGCAGAAGGCTTTGGCCGGAAAGCGTTAA
- the lptB gene encoding LPS export ABC transporter ATP-binding protein yields MTETIAPSAPAPSANAGSLNPSFSGLEVVSIAKSYDKRAVLTDISLSVAKGEVLGLLGPNGAGKTTCFYSIMGLVKPDSGRILLDGVDITKLPMYRRAVLGLGYLPQETSIFRGLTVEQNIGSVLELVEPDPEIRARELERLLDEFGLTRLRASPAMALSGGERRRCEIARALAASPSIMLLDEPFAGIDPLSIGDIRHLVKDLKGRGIGVLITDHNVRETLDICDRATIIYGGQVLFAGSPEALVADENVRRLYLGENFSL; encoded by the coding sequence ATGACTGAAACCATCGCCCCTTCGGCCCCCGCCCCCTCGGCCAATGCCGGCTCCCTCAACCCCAGCTTCAGCGGGCTTGAGGTCGTCTCCATCGCCAAAAGCTATGACAAGCGCGCGGTGCTGACCGACATTTCGCTCTCCGTGGCGAAAGGCGAAGTGCTGGGCCTGCTGGGCCCCAACGGCGCGGGCAAGACCACCTGCTTCTATTCGATCATGGGTCTGGTGAAGCCGGATTCGGGGCGCATCCTGCTCGATGGCGTGGATATCACCAAGCTGCCGATGTACCGCCGCGCGGTGCTGGGGCTGGGCTATCTGCCTCAGGAAACCTCGATCTTCCGCGGCCTGACGGTGGAGCAGAACATCGGCTCGGTCCTCGAACTGGTCGAGCCCGATCCCGAAATCCGCGCCCGCGAGCTGGAGCGCCTGCTCGACGAATTCGGCCTGACCCGCCTGCGCGCCAGCCCGGCCATGGCCCTGTCTGGCGGTGAGCGCCGCCGCTGCGAGATTGCCCGCGCGCTGGCCGCCAGCCCCTCGATCATGCTGCTGGACGAGCCTTTCGCAGGCATCGATCCGCTCTCGATCGGCGACATCCGCCATCTGGTGAAGGATCTCAAAGGTCGCGGCATCGGCGTGCTGATCACCGACCACAATGTGCGCGAAACGCTGGATATCTGCGACCGCGCCACCATCATCTATGGCGGTCAGGTGCTGTTCGCGGGCAGCCCCGAGGCGCTGGTGGCCGATGAAAACGTGCGCCGCCTGTATCTGGGCGAGAACTTTTCACTATGA
- a CDS encoding TldD/PmbA family protein, which produces MLSTTDAQERASALIARARRAGADAADAVYVSDASESVTVRLGQLEDVERSENEHIGLRVFIGQRSATIGSSDLSDAALDELADRAVAMARLAPEDPYAGLAPEELLVKGALPDLDLVDPKQLSPQDLRALAMEMEEVARTYPGVTNSEGASASAGGAVVALATSHGFAGAYAGTNRSLSAGAVAGEGSAMQRDHGWRSARHSADLLPPAEIGRQAGERAVARLNPARVKSGPMPIIFDPRVAGSLLGPLLGAISGSSVARRSSFLLDRLGQTLFDSAITIHDDPHWKRGMRARPFDGEGLPTSRRALIEHGVLTGWLVDSATGRQLGLAPTGHAARGVSGAPGVGGSNLFMSAGTISPQALMADIKDGIYITDLIGNGINPVTGDYSRGASGRRIVNGEVGEPVAGFTIAGNLIDMFAALTPADDLEDWRVINVPTLRVDGMVVAGD; this is translated from the coding sequence ATGCTGAGCACCACTGACGCGCAGGAACGCGCCTCCGCCCTGATCGCGCGCGCGCGCCGCGCCGGGGCTGACGCTGCCGATGCGGTCTATGTCAGCGATGCTTCCGAAAGCGTGACGGTGCGGCTGGGCCAGCTTGAGGATGTCGAGCGTTCGGAAAACGAGCATATCGGCCTGCGGGTGTTTATCGGCCAGCGTTCGGCCACCATCGGCTCCTCCGATCTTTCCGATGCCGCGCTAGATGAGCTGGCGGATCGCGCTGTCGCCATGGCGCGTCTGGCGCCGGAGGACCCTTATGCGGGGCTGGCCCCGGAAGAGCTGCTGGTGAAAGGCGCCTTGCCCGATCTCGATCTGGTCGACCCCAAACAGCTGAGCCCGCAGGATCTGCGCGCTCTGGCCATGGAGATGGAGGAGGTCGCGCGCACTTACCCTGGCGTCACCAACAGCGAGGGCGCCAGCGCCAGCGCGGGCGGCGCGGTGGTGGCGCTGGCCACCAGCCACGGCTTTGCGGGCGCTTACGCTGGCACCAACCGCTCGCTGAGCGCGGGCGCCGTGGCGGGCGAGGGCAGCGCCATGCAGCGCGACCATGGCTGGCGCAGCGCAAGGCACAGCGCCGATCTGCTGCCCCCTGCGGAGATCGGGCGTCAGGCGGGCGAACGGGCGGTGGCGCGGCTCAATCCGGCGCGGGTCAAGAGTGGTCCGATGCCGATCATCTTCGATCCGCGTGTGGCAGGATCGCTGCTGGGGCCTTTGCTGGGGGCCATTTCGGGCTCTTCGGTGGCTCGGCGCTCCAGCTTTCTGCTCGACCGGCTGGGGCAGACGCTGTTCGACAGCGCGATCACCATCCATGACGATCCGCATTGGAAGCGGGGCATGCGCGCCCGCCCCTTCGATGGCGAGGGTCTGCCTACATCCCGCCGCGCGCTGATCGAACATGGCGTGCTGACCGGCTGGCTGGTGGACAGCGCCACCGGCCGCCAGCTGGGCCTTGCCCCCACCGGCCATGCCGCGCGCGGGGTGAGCGGCGCGCCCGGCGTGGGCGGCAGCAACCTGTTCATGAGTGCGGGCACGATCAGCCCGCAGGCGCTGATGGCCGATATCAAGGACGGCATCTACATCACCGATCTGATCGGCAATGGCATCAACCCGGTGACGGGCGATTACAGCCGTGGCGCCTCGGGCCGTCGCATCGTCAACGGCGAAGTGGGGGAGCCGGTGGCGGGCTTCACCATCGCGGGCAATCTGATCGATATGTTCGCCGCCCTGACCCCGGCGGACGATCTGGAAGACTGGCGTGTGATCAATGTGCCCACCCTGCGCGTGGACGGCATGGTTGTGGCGGGGGATTGA
- a CDS encoding endonuclease NucS domain-containing protein gives MNEEQYAVALGQLRQAKAKMGSVQEVEKIVLARNEVLARFQPLLRPEAIPHLSKEEIKPFFYFENNKHWSGLFRQVNRICGDMTAFREALMVLVDETQPIATRVDEAVFRIKGLGKGIVTALLQVAYPDNYGVWNNISEGGLITTGLMPTFPRGTSFGAKYAQINEILKRLGHDLNLDLWTLDALWWALQPDHEGMPAADEFPSDIVEANFDGRTQFGLERHLHDFLYDNWPNISLGQNWETYSTPEDPNAGYEYPCEVGRIDILARHKHERRWLIVELKRGKSSDSTVGQVLRYMGWIQKNIAEIGDTVEGIIIAPEGDNKLHYAVSAVSNLSFMTYEVDFRLLDAADTDAAR, from the coding sequence ATGAACGAAGAGCAATATGCTGTCGCGCTTGGTCAACTACGGCAGGCCAAAGCAAAAATGGGCAGCGTTCAAGAGGTCGAGAAAATCGTCCTTGCCCGTAACGAGGTTCTGGCACGCTTTCAGCCTCTGCTACGGCCAGAGGCAATACCACATCTCTCGAAAGAAGAGATCAAGCCCTTCTTTTATTTTGAGAATAATAAGCACTGGTCGGGCCTTTTCCGGCAGGTCAACAGAATCTGCGGCGATATGACCGCATTTCGCGAGGCTCTCATGGTGCTGGTTGATGAAACTCAACCAATCGCAACCAGAGTGGATGAAGCTGTTTTCCGAATCAAAGGGCTGGGTAAAGGTATTGTCACAGCCCTGCTGCAAGTCGCTTACCCAGACAATTATGGGGTGTGGAACAACATTTCAGAAGGTGGCCTGATCACAACTGGCCTGATGCCGACCTTCCCACGCGGAACAAGTTTTGGCGCCAAATACGCTCAAATCAACGAAATTCTCAAAAGGCTTGGGCATGATCTGAATCTTGACCTCTGGACGCTCGACGCGTTGTGGTGGGCGCTGCAGCCAGACCACGAAGGAATGCCGGCTGCAGACGAATTCCCGAGCGACATTGTCGAAGCAAATTTTGACGGCAGGACCCAATTTGGCCTCGAACGCCATCTTCACGATTTTCTTTACGACAACTGGCCGAACATCAGCTTGGGGCAAAATTGGGAAACCTATTCCACACCTGAAGATCCAAACGCTGGTTACGAATATCCTTGTGAAGTCGGCAGAATAGACATTCTGGCTCGCCACAAGCACGAAAGACGTTGGCTAATCGTCGAATTAAAACGCGGGAAATCTTCCGATTCCACCGTCGGGCAAGTACTCAGATATATGGGATGGATTCAGAAGAATATTGCAGAGATCGGAGACACCGTTGAAGGCATCATTATCGCGCCAGAGGGTGACAATAAGCTTCATTATGCCGTTTCCGCAGTCAGCAACCTATCTTTCATGACCTATGAAGTCGATTTTCGGCTTCTCGATGCTGCGGACACAGACGCAGCAAGATAA
- the ppa gene encoding inorganic diphosphatase, with product MDISKISVGKNPPDNLNVIIEVPTGGEPVKYEFDKDSGALFVDRILHTPMRYPANYGFVPHTLSPDGDPLDALVVARSPFVPGSVVRARPIAVLNLEDEAGGDEKLLCVPDDKTFPYYANVKEKEDLPDIISQQVEHFFTHYKDLEKEKWVRVGTWGTAADARRIVMEAIARYQAK from the coding sequence ATGGACATTTCCAAGATTTCGGTGGGCAAGAATCCGCCTGACAACCTCAATGTCATCATCGAAGTGCCCACCGGCGGCGAACCGGTGAAGTATGAGTTCGACAAGGATTCGGGCGCGCTCTTCGTGGACCGCATCCTGCACACGCCGATGCGCTATCCCGCCAACTATGGCTTCGTGCCGCACACGCTCTCGCCCGATGGCGATCCGCTCGATGCGCTGGTCGTGGCCCGCTCGCCCTTCGTGCCCGGTTCGGTGGTGCGCGCGCGCCCCATCGCCGTGCTGAATCTGGAAGATGAAGCCGGCGGCGACGAAAAACTGCTCTGCGTGCCCGACGACAAGACCTTTCCTTACTATGCCAACGTCAAGGAAAAGGAAGATCTGCCCGACATCATCTCGCAGCAGGTCGAGCACTTCTTCACCCATTACAAGGATCTGGAGAAGGAAAAGTGGGTCCGCGTGGGCACCTGGGGCACTGCCGCCGATGCTCGCCGCATCGTGATGGAAGCCATCGCGCGCTATCAGGCCAAGTAA
- a CDS encoding DUF1345 domain-containing protein codes for MGAKQPPKAWGWSWFLPPRFMLFLASFALAGAALMPLAQRWSQALLGGFDVGVLVFSLSLWPLTRDHTPGEMRRHARDNDARRLGVLIITSLLMAVMVTGVAIELPDARRESGAGHMLSMLLVLASLVVAWVFSNLICALHYAHLFYGDGTEGGLKFPADKDGYCPNFWDFAYFSLTMGMAFATSDVAITDPAIRRFATLHGAAAFFYNLIVLAFTINVTAGG; via the coding sequence ATGGGGGCGAAACAGCCCCCGAAAGCGTGGGGATGGAGCTGGTTTCTGCCCCCACGCTTCATGCTGTTCCTGGCCAGTTTCGCGCTGGCCGGGGCAGCCCTGATGCCTTTGGCCCAGCGCTGGAGTCAGGCACTTTTGGGCGGTTTCGATGTCGGCGTGCTGGTCTTCAGCCTGTCGCTCTGGCCGCTGACCCGCGATCATACCCCCGGCGAAATGCGCCGCCATGCGCGCGACAATGACGCAAGGCGGCTGGGCGTGCTGATCATCACCAGCCTGCTGATGGCGGTGATGGTGACCGGCGTGGCGATCGAACTGCCCGATGCACGGCGCGAATCAGGCGCGGGCCATATGCTCTCGATGCTGCTGGTGCTGGCCTCTCTGGTGGTGGCCTGGGTCTTTTCCAATCTGATCTGCGCGCTGCATTACGCTCATCTCTTCTATGGCGACGGCACCGAGGGCGGGCTGAAATTCCCGGCGGATAAGGATGGCTATTGCCCCAACTTCTGGGATTTCGCCTATTTTTCCCTGACGATGGGCATGGCCTTTGCCACATCGGATGTGGCCATCACCGATCCGGCGATCCGCCGCTTTGCCACGCTGCATGGCGCGGCGGCCTTCTTTTACAATCTGATCGTGCTGGCTTTCACCATCAACGTCACCGCTGGCGGGTAA
- a CDS encoding M61 family metallopeptidase encodes MNKLRNAARLALTLTLTASTLAVALPAMAQSAQSLPRSAPQAVPLPHSVPDAVDTPYVGTITLDIDASDTVRAAYRVTETIPVAAGTKDLILQLPQWIPGHHSPGGTMDQLVGVQFFANGKLLTWHRDPVEVFAFHVDVPEGTQAVVAKFINTSPLQSSEGRVTVTPDMLNLQWDRMSLYPAGHYVRQIKFKPTVKFPTGWGVASALDGKTQTGDTVTWNEVEYDTLVDSPVFAGVNFKRFDLGKDVSLDVVADRPENLNVKPENVAAYKALVDEAFINYGAHHFDHYDILLALSDKLGGIGLEHHRSSENSMQPKALTDWKEFDWARNVIPHEISHSWDGKFRRSAKLWTPDYRQPMQDNLLWVYEGQNQFWGLVLAARSGVQSKESVLGEFAAYAGNFTYEAGREWRSVEDTTHDPIIANRRPKPFATMDRNEDYYTEGALVWVEADQIIREGTGGKKGLDDFAKVFFGIKNGDWGEVPYEFEDVVTALNTVYPHDWASFLKTRFQTPGQPVPLTGIEKGGYKLVWKEEPNPYEKGRIGMSKGGVSLSYSLGVGIDKEGKVTSTVWGSPAFNAGLVTGAKIVGINGRSYDADDMKAAVTAAKTSNQPISLVVQRGDRVQTIAIDYHGGLRYPWLEKTVKGEAGLDLLLAPRRPGAK; translated from the coding sequence ATGAACAAGCTCCGCAACGCCGCGCGTCTCGCGCTGACCCTCACCCTGACAGCCAGCACGCTGGCCGTTGCCCTCCCCGCCATGGCGCAGAGCGCGCAGAGCCTCCCGCGCTCCGCCCCGCAGGCCGTGCCGCTGCCCCACAGCGTGCCCGATGCGGTGGACACGCCCTATGTCGGCACCATCACGCTGGACATCGATGCCAGCGACACGGTGCGCGCGGCCTACCGCGTGACGGAAACCATCCCGGTTGCCGCCGGCACCAAGGATCTGATTCTGCAGTTGCCGCAGTGGATTCCGGGCCATCACTCGCCGGGCGGCACGATGGACCAGCTGGTCGGCGTGCAGTTCTTCGCCAACGGTAAGTTGCTGACATGGCACCGTGATCCGGTGGAAGTCTTCGCTTTCCACGTCGATGTGCCCGAGGGTACGCAGGCCGTCGTCGCCAAGTTCATCAACACCTCGCCGCTGCAGTCGAGCGAAGGCCGCGTGACCGTCACGCCCGATATGCTCAACCTGCAGTGGGACCGCATGAGCCTGTATCCGGCCGGCCATTACGTCCGCCAGATCAAGTTCAAGCCGACCGTGAAGTTCCCCACCGGCTGGGGCGTGGCCAGCGCGCTGGACGGCAAGACCCAGACCGGAGACACCGTGACCTGGAATGAGGTGGAGTACGACACGCTGGTCGATTCGCCCGTCTTCGCCGGTGTGAACTTCAAGCGATTCGATCTGGGCAAGGATGTCTCGCTCGATGTCGTGGCCGACCGCCCCGAGAATCTGAATGTGAAGCCCGAGAATGTCGCCGCCTATAAGGCGCTGGTGGATGAGGCCTTCATCAATTACGGCGCACATCACTTCGACCATTACGACATTCTGCTCGCCCTCTCCGACAAGCTGGGCGGCATCGGTCTGGAGCATCACCGCTCCTCCGAGAACTCGATGCAGCCCAAGGCCCTGACCGACTGGAAGGAGTTCGACTGGGCCCGCAACGTGATCCCGCACGAAATCAGCCACAGCTGGGACGGCAAGTTCCGCCGCTCGGCCAAGCTGTGGACGCCCGACTATCGCCAGCCGATGCAGGACAATCTGCTGTGGGTCTATGAAGGCCAGAACCAGTTCTGGGGTCTGGTGCTGGCGGCGCGCTCGGGCGTGCAGAGCAAGGAAAGCGTGCTGGGCGAATTCGCCGCTTACGCGGGCAACTTCACCTATGAGGCCGGCCGCGAATGGCGCAGCGTGGAAGACACCACGCATGATCCCATCATCGCCAACCGCCGCCCCAAGCCCTTCGCCACGATGGACCGCAACGAGGACTATTACACCGAAGGCGCGCTGGTCTGGGTGGAAGCCGACCAGATCATCCGCGAAGGCACCGGCGGCAAGAAGGGCCTGGACGATTTCGCCAAGGTCTTCTTCGGCATCAAGAACGGCGACTGGGGCGAAGTGCCCTATGAGTTCGAGGATGTCGTCACGGCGCTCAACACCGTCTACCCGCATGACTGGGCCAGCTTCCTCAAGACCCGCTTCCAGACGCCGGGCCAACCCGTGCCGCTGACCGGCATCGAGAAGGGCGGCTACAAGCTGGTCTGGAAGGAAGAGCCCAACCCCTATGAAAAGGGCCGCATCGGCATGTCGAAGGGCGGCGTCAGCCTGTCCTACTCGCTGGGCGTGGGCATCGACAAGGAAGGCAAGGTCACCAGCACCGTCTGGGGCAGCCCGGCCTTCAACGCGGGTCTGGTCACCGGTGCCAAGATCGTGGGCATCAATGGCCGCAGCTATGACGCGGACGATATGAAGGCCGCCGTCACCGCCGCCAAGACCAGCAACCAGCCGATCTCGCTGGTGGTCCAGCGCGGTGACCGGGTGCAGACCATCGCCATCGATTACCATGGCGGCCTGCGTTACCCCTGGCTGGAAAAGACCGTGAAGGGCGAGGCTGGCCTCGACCTGCTGCTGGCGCCGCGTCGCCCGGGCGCGAAGTAA
- the hisS gene encoding histidine--tRNA ligase, whose protein sequence is MSKSEKPARIETPQAIRGTQDIFGADAEAFAHVVETFERIRRLYRFRRVEMPVFEKTTVFSRSLGETTDVVSKEMYSFEDRGGESLTLRPEFTAGLSRAYITNGWQQYAPVKLATHGPLFRYERPQKGRYRQFHQLDAEVIGAAEPTADVELLVMADQLLKELGIADGVTLQLNTLGDGESREAWRAALIEYFREHKASLSEDSQDRLERNPLRILDSKDPRDKPFTVDAPKIDDYLSSEAQDFFAKVTAGLDAAGVAWTRAQSLVRGLDYYRHTAFEFVTDRLGAQGTVLGGGRYDGLMGSLGGAPTPAVGWAAGIERLAMLVADAGQVAEDRTEVTVVVEDDRALTVGMGHVAALRRGGLSAELIASGSPRKRFDKAVKSNTRAILALGWGDEGLTTRLRNVDGDVARIEALIA, encoded by the coding sequence ATGAGCAAGAGTGAAAAGCCCGCCCGTATCGAGACTCCGCAGGCCATCCGCGGCACGCAGGACATTTTCGGCGCCGATGCCGAGGCCTTCGCCCATGTGGTGGAGACCTTCGAGCGTATCCGCCGCCTGTACCGCTTCCGCCGGGTGGAGATGCCGGTATTCGAAAAGACCACGGTGTTTTCGCGTTCGCTGGGCGAGACGACCGATGTGGTGTCGAAGGAAATGTACTCCTTCGAGGATCGCGGCGGGGAATCGCTGACCCTGCGCCCGGAGTTCACCGCGGGGCTTTCGCGGGCCTATATCACCAATGGCTGGCAGCAGTATGCGCCGGTCAAGCTGGCGACCCATGGCCCGCTGTTCCGCTACGAGCGCCCGCAAAAGGGCCGCTATCGTCAGTTCCACCAGCTCGATGCCGAGGTGATCGGCGCGGCGGAACCCACCGCTGACGTGGAACTGCTGGTGATGGCCGATCAGCTGCTGAAGGAGCTGGGCATTGCCGATGGCGTGACCCTGCAGCTCAACACGCTGGGCGATGGGGAAAGCCGCGAGGCCTGGCGCGCCGCGTTGATCGAGTATTTCCGCGAGCATAAGGCCAGCCTGAGCGAGGATTCGCAGGACCGCCTTGAGCGCAACCCGCTGCGCATCCTCGATTCCAAGGACCCGCGCGACAAGCCTTTCACCGTGGATGCCCCCAAGATCGACGATTACCTGTCGAGCGAGGCGCAGGATTTCTTCGCCAAGGTGACGGCGGGTCTGGATGCGGCGGGCGTGGCCTGGACACGCGCGCAATCGCTGGTGCGCGGGCTGGATTACTATCGCCACACGGCGTTCGAATTCGTCACCGACCGGCTGGGCGCTCAGGGCACCGTGCTGGGCGGCGGGCGTTACGACGGATTGATGGGATCGCTGGGCGGCGCGCCGACTCCAGCTGTCGGCTGGGCGGCGGGCATTGAGCGCCTTGCCATGCTGGTGGCCGATGCCGGTCAGGTGGCTGAGGATCGCACCGAGGTCACCGTGGTGGTCGAGGATGATCGTGCGCTGACCGTGGGCATGGGCCATGTCGCGGCGCTGCGTCGCGGCGGCCTTTCTGCCGAACTGATCGCCAGCGGCAGCCCCCGCAAGCGTTTCGACAAGGCCGTGAAATCGAACACCCGCGCCATTCTGGCGCTGGGCTGGGGTGACGAGGGCCTGACTACCCGCCTGCGCAATGTCGATGGCGATGTGGCGCGTATCGAGGCTCTGATTGCCTAA